A genomic stretch from Panthera uncia isolate 11264 chromosome E3, Puncia_PCG_1.0, whole genome shotgun sequence includes:
- the BFAR gene encoding bifunctional apoptosis regulator isoform X2, translating to MDAIEKLFPDAIRMRFEDIQQNNDIIQSLAAFHKYGSDQAPLATNTGRVNAQRGGGFFSGVLTALTGVAVVLLVYHWSSRESEHDLLVHKAVTKWTAEEVVLWLEQLGPWASLYRDRFLSERVNGRLLLTLTEEEFSRAPYNIENSSHRRAILLELERVKALGVKPPQNLWEYKAVNPGRSLFLLYALKSSPRLGLLYLYLFDYTDTFLPFIHTICPLQEDNSGEDIITKLLDLREPTWKQWREFLVKYSFLPYQLIAEFAWDWLEVHYWTSRFLIVNAMLLSVLELFSFWRIWSRSELKTVPQRMWSHFWKVSTQGLFVAMFWPLIPQFVCNCLFYWALYFNPIINIDLVVKEVRRLETQVL from the exons AT GGATGccattgaaaaattatttcctgatGCCATTAGAATGCGATTTGAGGACATTCAGCAGAATAATGACATAATCCAGAGTCTTGCAGCCTTTCACAAATACGGGAGTGATCAGGCTCCTTTAGCTACCAACACAGGCCGAGTGAACGCACAGAGAGGTGGGGGATTCTTTTCCGGAGTGCTCACCGCTTTAACTGGTGTGGCA GTGGTCCTCCTCGTGTATCACTGGAGCAGCAGGGAATCTGAGCACGACCTCCTGGTCCACAAGGCTGTGACCAAATGGACAGCAGAAGAAGTGGTCCTCTGGCTGGAGCAGCTGGGCCCTTGGGCCTCTCTCTACAGAGACCGGTTTTTATCTGAAAGAGTGAATGGAAG gttGCTTTTAACTCTGACAGAGGAAGAATTTTCAAGGGCACCATATAACATAGAAAACAGCAGCCACAGAAGAGCCATCCTCCTGGAACTGGAGCGTGTCAAAGCACTGGGGGTGAAGCCCCCCCAGAATCTCTGGGAATATAAG GCGGTGAACCCAGGCAGGTCCCTGTTCCTGCTGTATGCCCTCAAGAGCTCCCCGAGACTTGGTCTGCTATACCTCTACCTATTTGACTACACAGACACCTTCCTGCCCTTCATCCACACCATCTGCCCCCTGCAGGAAGACAATTCTGGGGAGGACATCATCACCAAGCTTCTG GATCTAAGAGAGCCCACCTGGAAGCAATGGAGAGAATTCCTTGTCAAATACTCCTTCCTTCCATACCAGCTGATTGCCGAATTTGCCTGGGACTGGCTGGAGGTCCATTACTGGACATCACGTTTTCTCATCGTCAATGCCATGTTACTCTCTGTTCTGGAATTATTCTCCTTTTGGAGGATCTGGTCACGAAGTGAACTGAA GACTGTGCCTCAGAGGATGTGGAGCCATTTTTGGAAAGTATCGACGCAGGGGCTTTTTGTAGCCATGTTCTGGCCCCTCATTCCTCAGTTTGTCTGCAACTGTCTATTTTACTGGGCCCTGTACTTCAACCCAATTATTAATATCGATCTTGTGGTCAAGGAAGTCCGACGGCTGGAAACCCAGGTGTTGTGA
- the LOC125927906 gene encoding group 10 secretory phospholipase A2-like, whose amino-acid sequence MLPLLLLLVLGPGLGLGAASWRSHVHRRGLLELAGTMNCVGTRNPLSYISYGCYCGLGGHGQPRDAIDWCCHRHDCCYTRAEQAGCSPKMERYSWQCVNQSIVCGPAENECQEILCRCDQEIANCLAQTEYNLKYLLYPRFLCDTDSPRCD is encoded by the exons atgctgccgctgctgctgctgctggtgctgggACCCGGACTCGGGCTCGGCGCGG CTTCCTGGAGGTCACATGTGCACCGGCGTGGGCTTCTAGAATTGGCAGGGACCATGAATTGTGTTGGCACCCGCAACCCCCTGTCCTACATAAGCTACGGCTGCTACTGTGGCCTGGGTGGCCATGGCCAGCCCCGGGATGCCATCGACTG GTGCTGTCATCGGCACGATTGCTGCTACACGCGTGCCGAGCAGGCCGGATGCAGCCCTAAGATGGAGCGGTACTCGTGGCAGTGCGTCAATCAGAGCATCGTGTGTG GACCCGCGGAGAACGAATGCCAAGAAATCTTGTGCAGGTGCGACCAGGAGATCGCTAACTGCTTAGCCCAGACTGAGTACAACCTTAAGTACTTATTGTACCCGCGTTTCTTGTGTGACACAGACTCGCCCAGGTGTGACTGA
- the BFAR gene encoding bifunctional apoptosis regulator isoform X1, whose protein sequence is MEGPAQNDLNKMTHEEGDPLKSTTPQISVSEFSCHCCYDILVNPTTLNCGHSFCRHCLALWWASSKKTECPECREKWEGFPKVNILLRDAIEKLFPDAIRMRFEDIQQNNDIIQSLAAFHKYGSDQAPLATNTGRVNAQRGGGFFSGVLTALTGVAVVLLVYHWSSRESEHDLLVHKAVTKWTAEEVVLWLEQLGPWASLYRDRFLSERVNGRLLLTLTEEEFSRAPYNIENSSHRRAILLELERVKALGVKPPQNLWEYKAVNPGRSLFLLYALKSSPRLGLLYLYLFDYTDTFLPFIHTICPLQEDNSGEDIITKLLDLREPTWKQWREFLVKYSFLPYQLIAEFAWDWLEVHYWTSRFLIVNAMLLSVLELFSFWRIWSRSELKTVPQRMWSHFWKVSTQGLFVAMFWPLIPQFVCNCLFYWALYFNPIINIDLVVKEVRRLETQVL, encoded by the exons ATGGAGGGGCCTGCACAGAACGATCTGAACAAGATGACCCATGAGGAAGGTGACCCTCTCAAGAGCACCACCCCTCAGATTTCTGTTAGTGAATTTTCATGCCACTGCTGTTACGACATCCTGGTTAACCCCACCACCTTGAACTGCGGGCATAGCTTCTGCCGGCACTGCCTAGCTTTATGGTGGGCCTCTTCGAAGAAAACAGAGTGTCCAGAATGCAGAGAAAAATGGGAAGGTTTCCCCAAAGTCAATATTCTCCTCAG GGATGccattgaaaaattatttcctgatGCCATTAGAATGCGATTTGAGGACATTCAGCAGAATAATGACATAATCCAGAGTCTTGCAGCCTTTCACAAATACGGGAGTGATCAGGCTCCTTTAGCTACCAACACAGGCCGAGTGAACGCACAGAGAGGTGGGGGATTCTTTTCCGGAGTGCTCACCGCTTTAACTGGTGTGGCA GTGGTCCTCCTCGTGTATCACTGGAGCAGCAGGGAATCTGAGCACGACCTCCTGGTCCACAAGGCTGTGACCAAATGGACAGCAGAAGAAGTGGTCCTCTGGCTGGAGCAGCTGGGCCCTTGGGCCTCTCTCTACAGAGACCGGTTTTTATCTGAAAGAGTGAATGGAAG gttGCTTTTAACTCTGACAGAGGAAGAATTTTCAAGGGCACCATATAACATAGAAAACAGCAGCCACAGAAGAGCCATCCTCCTGGAACTGGAGCGTGTCAAAGCACTGGGGGTGAAGCCCCCCCAGAATCTCTGGGAATATAAG GCGGTGAACCCAGGCAGGTCCCTGTTCCTGCTGTATGCCCTCAAGAGCTCCCCGAGACTTGGTCTGCTATACCTCTACCTATTTGACTACACAGACACCTTCCTGCCCTTCATCCACACCATCTGCCCCCTGCAGGAAGACAATTCTGGGGAGGACATCATCACCAAGCTTCTG GATCTAAGAGAGCCCACCTGGAAGCAATGGAGAGAATTCCTTGTCAAATACTCCTTCCTTCCATACCAGCTGATTGCCGAATTTGCCTGGGACTGGCTGGAGGTCCATTACTGGACATCACGTTTTCTCATCGTCAATGCCATGTTACTCTCTGTTCTGGAATTATTCTCCTTTTGGAGGATCTGGTCACGAAGTGAACTGAA GACTGTGCCTCAGAGGATGTGGAGCCATTTTTGGAAAGTATCGACGCAGGGGCTTTTTGTAGCCATGTTCTGGCCCCTCATTCCTCAGTTTGTCTGCAACTGTCTATTTTACTGGGCCCTGTACTTCAACCCAATTATTAATATCGATCTTGTGGTCAAGGAAGTCCGACGGCTGGAAACCCAGGTGTTGTGA